The uncultured Mailhella sp. genome segment AGGAATCCTTGCTGAACGTTTTTTTTTCTCGTACCATGCAGCCAGACCATGAATTCGAGGTGTCGCCATGACTGTTCGCTGTCCGCGCTGCAAGAGTTCCGATGTGTGCAAGGATAACCGTTACCGGGTGCTCGGCACCACGGCGGGCGGCGTAGGCGGCGCTGCGGCCGGCGTGTCGGGCATCAGCGCCGGAGCGGCGGCCGGGGCCGCCATAGGTTCCGTGTTCCCGGTGATAGGATCGGCCATCGGCGCGCTTGCCGGGGGACTTGTGGGAGCCGTGACCGGGGGCGTTTCGGGCGCGGCGCTCGGCAACAGGGCCGGACATGCCATGGACAACAAATACAATCGACATCTGTACCGCTGCCGCAAATGCGGAAAGCTCTTTGCCTTGTAGCTGCGACCTTGCGCGGACGACCCGCCCGGCGTCAGAGATCCCCTGTCAGGATGTTCAGAGAGGTTCCGTTTTTCCCCGGAGCCTCTTTTTTATGGATGTGCTCCCCCAAAAAAAGAAACCATTCGGATTCCCGGCAAGCCTTCGCTTCCGGCGCATTGCCGCGGACTCTGCCGACAGCAACTATTGCTTCAGTCTGTTATTCGCCAGCCCCCCCTGATAAAAGTTTTCGGAAAGAGGATGGGGGCGCGGGGGGAAGGAGAAAAGCCCTTTTTCAAAAGGGGCTTCATTCCTCGGTCAAACTCTCCCTCTTCCTTCCTCTTTTCCAGCATCTCACCTGCGGCGGAACCATTCGTAAGCCCGGCAAGCCTTCGCTTCCGGCGCATTGCCGCGGACCCTGCCGACGGCAACTATTGCTCCAATCAGTTCTTCGCCCCCCCTGATAAAAGTTTTCGGAAAGAGGAGGGGGGGCGCGGGGGGAAGGAGAA includes the following:
- a CDS encoding glycine zipper domain-containing protein gives rise to the protein MTVRCPRCKSSDVCKDNRYRVLGTTAGGVGGAAAGVSGISAGAAAGAAIGSVFPVIGSAIGALAGGLVGAVTGGVSGAALGNRAGHAMDNKYNRHLYRCRKCGKLFAL